GATTTGGGTGAAACTCTCTTTCAGTGTCACCCGGGATCAGATGACAGAGTCTGTATTACGTCCACTGTGGATCCCCAGTGCTGGGATCTTAGGAGCTCAATCAGGGTGCGTTTGTTTATTGATGGAAAAAGGGTGCTTTCCAGTCCTACTGCAGAGAGCGTAGGGCTAACTCAAAAGGCTGAGACAGCCCTAGGTGGCCAGTGAGGAGTCTTAGCCTAGAGGCCAGCAGTGAGTAAGAGGGACAGGCTGAAAGGGACACAGGTTATCAAGTGACCAGGTGGCCAATGCACCCTGAGCACTTCGGGGGACACTGGGCTGGATGTGATGGGTTGAGGTGACCATACCAGGTGAGAGATGGGGCAGGGGCTCTGGAGAGACAGCCTGCCTGCTGTGTCCTCCATGGACCCCGCCTTCTGCCAGCACAAGCCTGGTCCTTGTTCCACTCTCTGCTAAGGCATGAGCTGGGCTGCCATCTCAGGGGAGAGgccctgctggaaccacactgaGCTCTGGGTGTCCTTGGCAGGAGGGCTAGAAGGAAGGGGCCAACTCAGATCAGGCTTATGTGGAGGGGACAGGAGTTGGTGGACATTGAGATCTCTCAGTGGAAAGCAGGGATTGAGAAGAAGGGGCAGCCAGGAGACTGGAGGCCAAGCTGGGCCCCAAGGtcacaggagggcagggaggaaactCAGGCTGGGTGAGAATGAGGAGCTTCTCCAGAGACCCACCCTGACTCCTTACCAGCTCCCTGGCTGTGGGAGAGAACTGTCCTGCTCAGGtcgcctctcccctccccagtgtgggtggctATGATGTTGAGATGCAGCCTCAGGCTTGCATGTTTGGTGTCCAGGACCTATGGTgtcatcccccttcctctctgccatATAACACAGGGAAGGAGGTAAGAAGTTCACCCTGAGCACACGACCAGAGAGGTTCAAGTTTTCTCCTGATGGTCCtcagctgcagccctggcagaaggGCATGCGTAGAGAAAGGTGTGGGTCAGAAGGAGCTGGGGAACAGCTGTGCTTGAGGTTTGGGGGAGGCGGTGGTGGGACAGGGAAGAGGACGAAGCAGAAAGCATCAGCTGTGTGCCATTGGCCTTCTAAGGACAGAGGAGGTGCCTGTGAATGAGGGTCAGTGAATAAAGAAGAAGTCAGCCCTTCCTGCTCAGCTCAGAGACATTTATTTAGTTGCTGGGTGTTCCTGGATCAGTTCCAGAGAAGATTGGCTCATTCCCAGAGTTAGAGgtttttcatggtttcctttatcCAGGGCAGGAAACTCGAAACTTTCGTGAAGGCCCGTGGAGGTTTCCCATTGTTTTGTCCATAGGAGACAATGCCCTGGATCATGTTCTCACACATGAGAGGACCCCCGGAGTCCCCCTGTGGACAGAGAGTGGGAAGGACTGAGTCCATGCTCCCCCGGGTCCTGCCCACATGCATCCCAAGCACCCTGTCAGTGAAGGCCGCCTGGGTGGCCTCCATGTGGGAGAtcagagggcagggcaggccctGGTGGGCCCTTCAGCTGCCCAGTCCTGATCCTGGACATTGTCCCAGCTTCATTTCACTCAGGGGgtggctccctctcctcccccaggtccCAGATCCTCTCCCCATGAGGGCGCTGTGGGACTCTGCTTTGGTCTACCATGTCAGGACATGGAAGCAGGCAGGTGAGGATGACACTCAGCATGGAGGGTGAGCCATTTAACCAAGATGGGAGCCAGCTCTGAGGAGCCACCTGGTTTGACTGCTGCACACCCAGGGAGCAGTTTTCTAACACCTGTGCCTGGCGTGGGGCAGAGTGTTGCAAATTCATCTTCCGGATGGACCACCTTGTTTAAATGCATCTCAGACCCCTGGTTGGCTCCCAGAAGGCCTGTGACTCACCAGTCTGGCTgctcccctcttctcttcctgggaGAAACATCATAGTCTAGGGGGTGAAGGAGTCCCTATTGCTTGCGTCTACAGGTTCCAAAACACCCCTCTCCCCAAAGCTGACCTAGACAGATGCCCAGTCTCACCTTAAAGGAAGACTTCTTTTGCTTCGGATCCCCCACACACAGCTGAGTGTTACTGTTGTAATTGCGTAAGTAGGATTCGCACACCCGGTCCTGCTGCACGGTCAGCTCCACCTCCTGCAGAGTGTCTGGTGCTATGCCATTTGGGGTGACTCTCCCCCAGCCTGCCACGTGGCACATCTCTCCAGGCCTCACCTGGCCTGTGCCCCAGGGAAGGCTGAGGGTCCTCACAGCTGCAGTCAGCttggcctctctctccagctgatGAGAAGAGTCAAGAAAGTCCAGCTCAGCCACTGCCCTCCTGGGCCTGAACACCATGATGGGCCTGCACTGACTTCCCTCTCCCATGAGCCACTGGGACTAGCCAAGTGGCCAggatgggaaggagagaagggacaggTCCCAGTAGGAGGGGAAGCAATCCGGACCCAGGACAGCAAGAGCAGCAGAGAGGTTCCCTTACCTTTAGTAACATGATGTCGTTGGCGAGGTTCTTAGGATTATAGTCTGGGTGGGGGATGGCTTTCTTCACagggatgacctgctgggtccTCTCCTGCTTCTGGATGTTGTGGGCCCCCAGAGTCACCTTGATTGAGCTACAGAGAAAGCAGGGTGGGGGTGTGTGGGGACTTGGAGTCAAAGGAGATCCAGCCCAGGAACCATGAAGGGCAGGTGAcagctggggcagggcagggctgcaggtGGAGAAATCAAAACAACAGGAGTATTGGGCAAAGGATGACTCTGAGAGGGGATTCTGGGAGTTTTGTCAGCCCTCAGGCAATATTGTGAAAGGACTCTGAGTTTGCCTTTTGACCCTAGTGCATGGTTTCATCCTCCACAGCTGCTTCATTTGGCCAGTGTGGTCTCTCTTCTCAACTGGGCCACTAGCTCTCACCTCTGACTCTTTGACCCCAAGGCTTGCCTGTCCTATTTCTCACTTTCAGTCACCAGTCATGGTCTCAGATGGCTCCTCTCATGAGCTCTCATGGCCTTgagttaccaggagctgggggggcTGTCCTGGCCTGCAGACCCTGGGCAGAAACAGGGGTCCCTGTAGGGGTCTCAGGAGGTGTTAATGGTCTTTGGCCCCTCACCTTCCCCAGCAGTGAGCAGCCGTCAGAACAATGTCCTGTCGCACGAGGACACCGCCACAcctgtgatttttctcttcaacCAGAAATTGAACGAATGCCATGTAGGGACAAGAGTGGGGCCTGGCCTTATGTCCCCCGATGATCTCCCCTGAAGGAAAAGTCTTATCTACTTGTGCGCACCCAGCCAGTCCACCGGGCATGCGTCACCTTGATGCTCAGGACTGCTGGGCATCTGGGAGCCAGAGATGGCCTGGAGTTGAGAGGGGCTTGGGTGGGGCTTTCCCTctagaaaaaggaggaggagcaggcttgGCCTGTGAATGTGTCCTCCACAGATAATTGGAGGTGAGCATATGCGTCCTAGAGACAGTAAGGTCTAGAGGCTCCTGAGAATTCCTCTCCTGACTTTGCTTTGTTTCAAGAGCCTGTATAAGGCACTGTAGCCTTGTGATGTCTGGGATGATGCTGCTTTCCAGTGGCCAGGACTTAGGTTTAGGGATCTAGATGTTGTCATAGCCTGTTTCCCATGGCCTGACACATAGTGGCTGCCCAAAAGCTGTTTGTTGGCTGCATGAAGGAATGGCCCCCGATGGGCCTGAAGGAGAGTTTGTAGGGCCAGTGCTTGTGGGATTCTGGAAAGCAGAGAAGTTCAGGTCTGCAAACAGTTGCTCCATCCTGGAAAGAAGGGAGCTGCTAAAGGcctgggaggaaaagcagagttGGAGAAGGGACTGAGGGGCCTTGGGATTGAGCAAGACACCAGCAGTCCTCTGGGGACAGTGGTTCCACCAACTCCGGGGTCTGCAGAGCTCTAGACTTCTCTCCTAAGCAGACACTGAGAGGAGCATCTGTGTCATCCCAAACCTGGAAGCCAGGCCCACTCTGCCCTCTGCAGGGgaattgattattttctcttttccagtttccCTCCCCCTGCCATCCACTTCCAGTTAAGTTCCACTTTGCAGATGGCAAACGTAGGGCCTAGGGAGGGAATAGCACCCACTTGCTGTTCTTGAGAACAGCCTCCTGCCCTGCCATTTCTGCTGGTAGCTTATCCAGCGTCACACTTGGGATTCTGAGGTGGGACACGAGCTGGCATTCAGAATGATAGATGGATCAGGGATGTGCAGAAGGGGCAGGAGATCTGTGCCCACtgtgtttggggggaggggttggCATCTGAGGGCGGGGATGGTCACtcacctgcctctgccccaggggACAGTAAAAaggccagcaggagcaggagaggcTGCATCTTTCCAGGAAGGTTGCCCAGTTTG
This is a stretch of genomic DNA from Equus caballus isolate H_3958 breed thoroughbred chromosome 1, TB-T2T, whole genome shotgun sequence. It encodes these proteins:
- the LOC111771745 gene encoding granzyme B-like, coding for MQPLLLLLAFLLSPGAEAGEIIGGHKARPHSCPYMAFVQFLVEEKNHRCGGVLVRQDIVLTAAHCWGSSIKVTLGAHNIQKQERTQQVIPVKKAIPHPDYNPKNLANDIMLLKLEREAKLTAAVRTLSLPWGTGQVRPGEMCHVAGWGRVTPNGIAPDTLQEVELTVQQDRVCESYLRNYNSNTQLCVGDPKQKKSSFKGDSGGPLMCENMIQGIVSYGQNNGKPPRAFTKVSSFLPWIKETMKNL